One region of Channa argus isolate prfri chromosome 20, Channa argus male v1.0, whole genome shotgun sequence genomic DNA includes:
- the map2k6 gene encoding dual specificity mitogen-activated protein kinase kinase 6 isoform X2, which yields MEGGSEKEGKVFCASPPPHQSKGEMSQPKGGKKKPVLKLSREVFEQPPAAVPPRDLDSKASVTIGEKNFEVKADDLEQICELGRGAYGVVDKMKHVPSGLIMAVKRIRATVNTQEQKRLLMDLDISMRTVDCFYTVTFYGALFREGDVWICMELMDTSLDKFYKQVIKKGLTIPEDILGKIAVSIVKALEHLHSNLQVIHRDVKPSNVLINTQGQVKMCDFGISGYLVDSVAKTMDAGCKPYMAPERINPETNQKGYNVKSDIWSLGITMIELAILRFPYDSWGTPFQQLKQVVEEPSPQLPADQFSPEFVDFTSQCLKKVSKERPTYTELMQHPFFTSHEAKETDVASFVTVILGD from the exons atggagggagggagtgaGAAAGAAGGCAAAGTCTTTTGTGCTTCCCCTCCCCCTCATCAAAGCAAAGGGGAAATGTCTCAGCCAAAGGGAG gaAAGAAGAAGCCGGTGCTCAAGCTCTCCAGGGAGGTGTTCGAGCAACCCCCAGCTGCAGT ACCCCCCAGAGATTTGGATTCAAAAGCTTCTGTAACCATCGGAGAAAAG AATTTCGAGGTGAAGGCGGACGACCTGGAGCAGATCTGCGAGCTCGGCCGGGGAGCGTACGGCGTGGTGGACAAGATGAAGCACGTGCCCAGCGGCCTCATCATGGCTGTGAAG CGGATCCGGGCCACGGTGAACACTCAGGAGCAGAAGAGGCTGCTCATGGACCTGGACATCTCCATGAGGACGGTGGACTGTTTCTACACAGTGACTTTCTATGGAGCGCTGTTCAGAGAG GGCGACGTCTGGATCTGCATGGAGCTGATGGACACCTCCCTCGACAAGTTCTACAAGCAGGTGATCAAGAAAGGCTTGACCATTCCCGAGGACATCCTGGGAAAGATTGCCGTGTCG ATAGTGAAAGCTTTGGAGCATCTGCACAGCAACCTGCAAGTCATACACAGAG ACGTGAAACCCTCCAACGTGCTGATTAACACTCAGGGGCAGGTGAAGATGTGCGACTTTGGCATCAGCGGCTACCTGGTGGACTCCGTGGCTAAAACAATGGATGCTGGCTGCAAACCTTACATGGCG CCGGAGAGGATCAACCCTGAGACCAACCAGAAAGGCTACAACGTCAAATCGGACATCTGGAGTTTAGGAATCACAATG aTCGAGCTCGCCATCCTGCGCTTCCCATACGACTCGTGGGGCACCCCCTTCCAGCAGCTGAAGCAGGTGGTGGAAGAACCTTCGCCTCAGCTTCCTGCCGACCAGTTCTCCCCAGAGTTTGTTGACTTCACCTCTCAGTG ctTGAAGAAAGTTTCCAAAGAGCGGCCGACTTACACAGAACTCATG CAACATCCCTTCTTCACCTCCCATGAGGCCAAAGAAACCGACGTGGCTAGTTTTGTGACAGTCATCTTGGGAGACTGA
- the map2k6 gene encoding dual specificity mitogen-activated protein kinase kinase 6 isoform X1, which translates to MQKKKKKKKKKNPLWQLLLLPRQLDLCVCVCVCVCVCVCVCVCPGVCSLSHFRPQLYHRAAATGAVDKLTSLQLQSFFKIICECNLQRSSGIFSSPRPVFPEVQRKKKPVLKLSREVFEQPPAAVPPRDLDSKASVTIGEKNFEVKADDLEQICELGRGAYGVVDKMKHVPSGLIMAVKRIRATVNTQEQKRLLMDLDISMRTVDCFYTVTFYGALFREGDVWICMELMDTSLDKFYKQVIKKGLTIPEDILGKIAVSIVKALEHLHSNLQVIHRDVKPSNVLINTQGQVKMCDFGISGYLVDSVAKTMDAGCKPYMAPERINPETNQKGYNVKSDIWSLGITMIELAILRFPYDSWGTPFQQLKQVVEEPSPQLPADQFSPEFVDFTSQCLKKVSKERPTYTELMQHPFFTSHEAKETDVASFVTVILGD; encoded by the exons atgcaaaaaaaaaaaaaaaaaaaaaaaaaaaagaaccctTTGTggcagctgctgcttctgccCAGGCAactggatctgtgtgtgtgtgtgtgtgtgtgtgtgtgtgtgtgtgtgtgtgtgtgtgtgtgtccaggggTGTGCAGCTTGTCTCACTTTAGACCCCAACTTTATCACCgtgcagcagcaacaggagCTGTGGATAAACTAACGTCCCTGCAGCTCCAAAGCTTCTTCAAGATCATCTGTGAATGCAACTTGCAGAGAAGCTCAGGCATTTTTTCCTCCCCTCGCCCTGTTTTCCCAGAAGTCCAGA gaAAGAAGAAGCCGGTGCTCAAGCTCTCCAGGGAGGTGTTCGAGCAACCCCCAGCTGCAGT ACCCCCCAGAGATTTGGATTCAAAAGCTTCTGTAACCATCGGAGAAAAG AATTTCGAGGTGAAGGCGGACGACCTGGAGCAGATCTGCGAGCTCGGCCGGGGAGCGTACGGCGTGGTGGACAAGATGAAGCACGTGCCCAGCGGCCTCATCATGGCTGTGAAG CGGATCCGGGCCACGGTGAACACTCAGGAGCAGAAGAGGCTGCTCATGGACCTGGACATCTCCATGAGGACGGTGGACTGTTTCTACACAGTGACTTTCTATGGAGCGCTGTTCAGAGAG GGCGACGTCTGGATCTGCATGGAGCTGATGGACACCTCCCTCGACAAGTTCTACAAGCAGGTGATCAAGAAAGGCTTGACCATTCCCGAGGACATCCTGGGAAAGATTGCCGTGTCG ATAGTGAAAGCTTTGGAGCATCTGCACAGCAACCTGCAAGTCATACACAGAG ACGTGAAACCCTCCAACGTGCTGATTAACACTCAGGGGCAGGTGAAGATGTGCGACTTTGGCATCAGCGGCTACCTGGTGGACTCCGTGGCTAAAACAATGGATGCTGGCTGCAAACCTTACATGGCG CCGGAGAGGATCAACCCTGAGACCAACCAGAAAGGCTACAACGTCAAATCGGACATCTGGAGTTTAGGAATCACAATG aTCGAGCTCGCCATCCTGCGCTTCCCATACGACTCGTGGGGCACCCCCTTCCAGCAGCTGAAGCAGGTGGTGGAAGAACCTTCGCCTCAGCTTCCTGCCGACCAGTTCTCCCCAGAGTTTGTTGACTTCACCTCTCAGTG ctTGAAGAAAGTTTCCAAAGAGCGGCCGACTTACACAGAACTCATG CAACATCCCTTCTTCACCTCCCATGAGGCCAAAGAAACCGACGTGGCTAGTTTTGTGACAGTCATCTTGGGAGACTGA
- the map2k6 gene encoding dual specificity mitogen-activated protein kinase kinase 6 isoform X3, whose product MLSSPGKKKPVLKLSREVFEQPPAAVPPRDLDSKASVTIGEKNFEVKADDLEQICELGRGAYGVVDKMKHVPSGLIMAVKRIRATVNTQEQKRLLMDLDISMRTVDCFYTVTFYGALFREGDVWICMELMDTSLDKFYKQVIKKGLTIPEDILGKIAVSIVKALEHLHSNLQVIHRDVKPSNVLINTQGQVKMCDFGISGYLVDSVAKTMDAGCKPYMAPERINPETNQKGYNVKSDIWSLGITMIELAILRFPYDSWGTPFQQLKQVVEEPSPQLPADQFSPEFVDFTSQCLKKVSKERPTYTELMQHPFFTSHEAKETDVASFVTVILGD is encoded by the exons ATGCTTTCATCTCCTG gaAAGAAGAAGCCGGTGCTCAAGCTCTCCAGGGAGGTGTTCGAGCAACCCCCAGCTGCAGT ACCCCCCAGAGATTTGGATTCAAAAGCTTCTGTAACCATCGGAGAAAAG AATTTCGAGGTGAAGGCGGACGACCTGGAGCAGATCTGCGAGCTCGGCCGGGGAGCGTACGGCGTGGTGGACAAGATGAAGCACGTGCCCAGCGGCCTCATCATGGCTGTGAAG CGGATCCGGGCCACGGTGAACACTCAGGAGCAGAAGAGGCTGCTCATGGACCTGGACATCTCCATGAGGACGGTGGACTGTTTCTACACAGTGACTTTCTATGGAGCGCTGTTCAGAGAG GGCGACGTCTGGATCTGCATGGAGCTGATGGACACCTCCCTCGACAAGTTCTACAAGCAGGTGATCAAGAAAGGCTTGACCATTCCCGAGGACATCCTGGGAAAGATTGCCGTGTCG ATAGTGAAAGCTTTGGAGCATCTGCACAGCAACCTGCAAGTCATACACAGAG ACGTGAAACCCTCCAACGTGCTGATTAACACTCAGGGGCAGGTGAAGATGTGCGACTTTGGCATCAGCGGCTACCTGGTGGACTCCGTGGCTAAAACAATGGATGCTGGCTGCAAACCTTACATGGCG CCGGAGAGGATCAACCCTGAGACCAACCAGAAAGGCTACAACGTCAAATCGGACATCTGGAGTTTAGGAATCACAATG aTCGAGCTCGCCATCCTGCGCTTCCCATACGACTCGTGGGGCACCCCCTTCCAGCAGCTGAAGCAGGTGGTGGAAGAACCTTCGCCTCAGCTTCCTGCCGACCAGTTCTCCCCAGAGTTTGTTGACTTCACCTCTCAGTG ctTGAAGAAAGTTTCCAAAGAGCGGCCGACTTACACAGAACTCATG CAACATCCCTTCTTCACCTCCCATGAGGCCAAAGAAACCGACGTGGCTAGTTTTGTGACAGTCATCTTGGGAGACTGA
- the btbd17a gene encoding BTB/POZ domain-containing protein 17 isoform X1 — protein MRFCVCVCVCVCEGESRMLPTEPLSHIQTQTSSSSTVGQSLTEGQRGRTEDGKMVKLMLLLALCLQLEALAAASGPQKVDGAQDGGGSSRDTISHSQALVQRLEALLVYGNGSDVALRVETPNADEVKVIQVHSLVLSLQSPVFEEMLLSHNSSTLVLRESSDCAAVFDKFIRYLYCGELSLHLAQATPLHKLATKYQVLGLQQGITQYMIKNLAQDSPSGHVAGWYEYALQAGDVILRDRCLQYLAWNLSSVLQSEEWVTVSSHLLMSLLQRSDLVLQSEMELFAGLEAWIIQNEPDSLTAENALRAVRYAMMPPRELFRLQTQSSVLARYQESVRDLLYMSYQFHSASPMHMAKYFDVNCSLFMPRNYLAPLWGSPWIISNPTRDDRSTSFQTQLGPSGHDSTKRVTWNALFSPRWLPLSMRPMYTETGAMQPTRVEGGRPRVIITPATSSADFAGVNFQKTVLVMAQQEGRVVVKHIYNFHQSTEENGDFLAEADLYRRTSEYLIDSSLYLHIVVKPLYQTLITSKN, from the exons ATgaggttctgtgtgtgtgtgtgtgtgtgtgtgtgtgagggagagagccGGATGTTGCCAACAGAACCCCTGTCCCACATTCAGACAcagacctcctcctcctccactgtgGGGCAGTCACTGACAGAAGGCCAGCGTGGACGGACGGAGGACGGAAAGATGGTGAAACTAATGTTGCTTTTGGCTCTTTGTCTCCAGCTCGAGGCCCTTGCTGCTGCTTCAG GCCCTCAGAAAGTGGACGGGGCACAGGATGGAGGTGGCAGCAGCAGGGACACCATCAGCCACTCTCAAGCCCTGGTGCAACGCCTGGAGGCCCTGCTGGTTTACGGAAACGGGAGCGACGTGGCGCTGAGGGTGGAGACGCCCAACGCGGACGAGGTGAAGGTGATTCAGGTTCACTCTCTGGTCTTGTCCCTGCAGAGCCCCGTGTTTGAGGAAATGCTGCTGAGCCACAACAGCAGCACGCTGGTCCTGAGAGAGAGCTCTGACTGCGCTGCCGTGTTCGACAAGTTCATCAG GTATCTGTACTGTGGAGAACTTTCCCTCCATCTGGCCCAGGCCACGCCATTACACAAGTTGGCTACTAAGTACCAGGTGCTGGGTCTCCAGCAGGGCATCACGCAGTACATGATCAAGAATCTGGCCCAGGACTCCCCCTCAGGCCACGTGGCAGGCTGGTATGAGTATGCCCTGCAGGCTGGAGACGTGATTCTGAGGGACCGCTGCCTTCAGTATCTGGCCTGGAACCTGTCTTCTGTGCTGCAGAGCGAGGAGTGGGTGACCGTCAGCAGCCACCTGCTCATGTCCCTGCTGCAGCGCTCGGACCTCGTCCTGCAGAGCGAGATGGAGCTCTTTGCAGGGCTGGAGGCCTGGATCATTCAGAATGAGCCTGACAGCTTGACGGCGGAGAACGCTTTGAGAGCTGTGCGCTACGCCATGATGCCTCCACGAGAACTCTTCCGCCTGCAGACGCAGTCATCAGTGCTGGCTCGCTACCAGGAGTCAGTGCGCGACCTGCTCTATATGTCCTACCAGTTTCACTCAGCTTCGCCCATGCACATGGCCAAATACTTCGATGTGAACTGCAGTCTCTTCATGCCTAGGAACTACCTCGCCCCGCTGTGGGGGTCCCCCTGGATCATCAGCAACCCAACACGAGATGACCGAAGCACTAGCTTCCAGACCCAGCTGGGGCCCAGCGGCCACGACTCCACCAAGCGGGTAACTTGGAACGCCTTGTTCTCGCCTCGCTGGTTACCCCTCAGCATGAGGCCCATGTACACAGAGACAGGCGCGATGCAGCCCACACGAGTGGAAGGAGGGCGTCCTCGTGTCATCATCACGCCGGCCACGTCCAGCGCTGATTTTGCTGGGGTCAACTTCCAGAAGACGGTGCTTGTGATGGCCCAGCAGGAAGGGAGGGTGGTGGTGAAACACATCTACAACTTCCACCAGAGCACCGAGGAGAACGGCGACTTCTTGGCCGAAGCTGACCTGTACCGCAGGACGTCCGAGTATCTCATCGACAGCTCCCTCTACCTGCACATCGTGGTGAAGCCTCTGTACCAAACCCTCATTACTTCCAAGAACTGA
- the btbd17a gene encoding BTB/POZ domain-containing protein 17 isoform X2 codes for MSRFPPAGVFLNRTAGPQKVDGAQDGGGSSRDTISHSQALVQRLEALLVYGNGSDVALRVETPNADEVKVIQVHSLVLSLQSPVFEEMLLSHNSSTLVLRESSDCAAVFDKFIRYLYCGELSLHLAQATPLHKLATKYQVLGLQQGITQYMIKNLAQDSPSGHVAGWYEYALQAGDVILRDRCLQYLAWNLSSVLQSEEWVTVSSHLLMSLLQRSDLVLQSEMELFAGLEAWIIQNEPDSLTAENALRAVRYAMMPPRELFRLQTQSSVLARYQESVRDLLYMSYQFHSASPMHMAKYFDVNCSLFMPRNYLAPLWGSPWIISNPTRDDRSTSFQTQLGPSGHDSTKRVTWNALFSPRWLPLSMRPMYTETGAMQPTRVEGGRPRVIITPATSSADFAGVNFQKTVLVMAQQEGRVVVKHIYNFHQSTEENGDFLAEADLYRRTSEYLIDSSLYLHIVVKPLYQTLITSKN; via the exons GCCCTCAGAAAGTGGACGGGGCACAGGATGGAGGTGGCAGCAGCAGGGACACCATCAGCCACTCTCAAGCCCTGGTGCAACGCCTGGAGGCCCTGCTGGTTTACGGAAACGGGAGCGACGTGGCGCTGAGGGTGGAGACGCCCAACGCGGACGAGGTGAAGGTGATTCAGGTTCACTCTCTGGTCTTGTCCCTGCAGAGCCCCGTGTTTGAGGAAATGCTGCTGAGCCACAACAGCAGCACGCTGGTCCTGAGAGAGAGCTCTGACTGCGCTGCCGTGTTCGACAAGTTCATCAG GTATCTGTACTGTGGAGAACTTTCCCTCCATCTGGCCCAGGCCACGCCATTACACAAGTTGGCTACTAAGTACCAGGTGCTGGGTCTCCAGCAGGGCATCACGCAGTACATGATCAAGAATCTGGCCCAGGACTCCCCCTCAGGCCACGTGGCAGGCTGGTATGAGTATGCCCTGCAGGCTGGAGACGTGATTCTGAGGGACCGCTGCCTTCAGTATCTGGCCTGGAACCTGTCTTCTGTGCTGCAGAGCGAGGAGTGGGTGACCGTCAGCAGCCACCTGCTCATGTCCCTGCTGCAGCGCTCGGACCTCGTCCTGCAGAGCGAGATGGAGCTCTTTGCAGGGCTGGAGGCCTGGATCATTCAGAATGAGCCTGACAGCTTGACGGCGGAGAACGCTTTGAGAGCTGTGCGCTACGCCATGATGCCTCCACGAGAACTCTTCCGCCTGCAGACGCAGTCATCAGTGCTGGCTCGCTACCAGGAGTCAGTGCGCGACCTGCTCTATATGTCCTACCAGTTTCACTCAGCTTCGCCCATGCACATGGCCAAATACTTCGATGTGAACTGCAGTCTCTTCATGCCTAGGAACTACCTCGCCCCGCTGTGGGGGTCCCCCTGGATCATCAGCAACCCAACACGAGATGACCGAAGCACTAGCTTCCAGACCCAGCTGGGGCCCAGCGGCCACGACTCCACCAAGCGGGTAACTTGGAACGCCTTGTTCTCGCCTCGCTGGTTACCCCTCAGCATGAGGCCCATGTACACAGAGACAGGCGCGATGCAGCCCACACGAGTGGAAGGAGGGCGTCCTCGTGTCATCATCACGCCGGCCACGTCCAGCGCTGATTTTGCTGGGGTCAACTTCCAGAAGACGGTGCTTGTGATGGCCCAGCAGGAAGGGAGGGTGGTGGTGAAACACATCTACAACTTCCACCAGAGCACCGAGGAGAACGGCGACTTCTTGGCCGAAGCTGACCTGTACCGCAGGACGTCCGAGTATCTCATCGACAGCTCCCTCTACCTGCACATCGTGGTGAAGCCTCTGTACCAAACCCTCATTACTTCCAAGAACTGA